The DNA sequence CTTATGCCATCTTTCTCTGTATTTACCATTCCAAATTAATGCAAGATTTCCCCATTTTTGTGCTaatctaacaatttttttttttaaatatttctaattAAAGACTTCTCAAGGTTGGGTGGCAACTCTCACACTTGAATCATATTCTCttcaatttcaatataaaataaaaataaaaaacaaaaaataaaataaaatcaatttttaccAAAGgcccaaaatcaaaacaaaaattatatttaaataaatatgtttttaatgatattaaaaaatttttttaaaaaaatatttaagtaaaaaaaaaattgtacgaaaaataaaagaaagaaagaagaagaaggctcTAACCTTCTCTTTGTTCCCACTGCCAAATGCCCTTTCCATTTTCCAACGAAGTTCGCTGCCCACATGCCCAAAGACATTTTCTTCCAACGAAGTCCGCTGCTGTTGCATCTGATTCTCTGTCTCTTTATTTGTAGATAAATTCCTTTATCGGCACCTTCCACTTCCAgctaacagaataaattctggtttcccatttctttctttttctgtccGACTCAAGCTTGGAAGATAAGAGAAGAGTAGAGTAGGGATATCACCTCCAACCCATGGCCAATCTCGGTCCCGAGTACCCGTACTCTCCGATCCCGGTCGATCTCTTCGTTTCCAAGAAACATCGTGGCCTTTCCCGTGGCGACCTCGGGTTCGCCGACGCCTCCGGTCGCATCGTTTTCAGGGTCAACCGTCCGTCTTCCAAATCGTCTGCTAATAAGCTAGTACTTCTCGATGCCACTGGAAAACCTCTGATTTCGATGCACCGTCACGATGTCagtctctctctcgctctctgttTTGGTTCCgcagaaataataaatatatatttatttgaaaaaaaaaaaaaaaaaactataatttgGGAGACATTATTATACATACGGATGTTTACGTAGGATGGGTCGTGGGAAGGCTACAAGGGTGGGGAGCAGAAGGACTTGATATTCAGAGTTAAAAAGGCTGAAACCGACTTGGAGGTGTTTCTTCTTGACTCGACCTCTGAACTGAAGGTGAAAGGCTGCCCTTCCATGAAATCCTGCACCATCTATAAAGGCAATGACATATTGGCTCAGGTATAATAATGCTGAACTTTACAGTCATTGCAAATTTTACCCAACTTTGATGATTCGTTTAGCGTACTTGTCCGATTGTTTGTGGGTGCAATGTCTCAACTTCGATACTTTGGTTACCATATTGAAATTTGGTTGTGTTTTCTCCCTTCATTAAACTTTGGTACAACTTTCGTAGCTTGGCTCAACAAACCGTCAATTGACTTTGGTACAAGTAAAGAGCAAGAAGCCCAAAACAGgctattaaaaagaaaatggcaaGATTACCAttactcaaaaccaaaactatctatgatttaaaaaaaaaaaaaaaaaaaaaaaaaaaaaaaaaaaaaggaagaaaccTTCAATTGCAACACAAATTAGACATACTAGCTCGTCAATTGCCAAAACGCCTCTCAGATCTCTTGGGATGTTAATCCACTTAATACATTCTGGGGAGCCTCCTTTAGCACCTATGTATATCCCATATGATAAATATAAGGGTAGGTAGTGTATGAGATTCCACATTGCTTGAAAataagaagttcttgctctttataatgttcaaatggggctccaattgtaccattaattagtccttttagagtataggccatgtggtttgagtCTTCCATTGGGGTATTACAAATGGTATAAGAGCTTATCCCGatcagaaatgtgggacttgagccatgcCACCTACAACGGATAAGCCCGTCGAAGACATCGGAAATTTAAAgggggtagattgtgataccccatatgataaggataagagtagatggtatatgagatcccacattgcttgggaataagaaattcttgttctttataatgttctagtggggcttcaattgtatcattgactagttatTTCGCAGTATAAGCTATATAGTTTGGGCCTAACATTGAGACTTTACAACCTAATTCAGCCAAAACAGTCACTCCTAATTCACTTTGGAGACATGGCTCAACAAATGAACAAATGATTGCCTAACTAGATCAATCTGATCCATGATTCCATAGTAGCGTGGATACCATTGAACACCACCAGCACCTAACATCCAGTTAACCCCCACTTTTGAGTTAGACTTCAACTCTTATGTCGCACTAATTAAGCTTCCCACATAACTTTAGCATCCAAAATGAATTGACCTTAGCCATGGTATTCATATGGTCGTACCCTCCCCATAGAATGTAAAGTGCCTGCCCTGTATCATTTATTAGTACCACCACCACTCCTTGGGGTTTCCAAGACAATCCAATCATTCACTTTtacaaaacatctcatttcatctcatccaattattacaattttcctaaatttccatacaaaataaaataaacaattcaattttttcaaattccaatacaaaaataatattaaaataaaataatatattttaataatattttattcaactttcaattttaatctcaactcatctctaaaaacaaatgaGAGTTTAACCCTTCCTCCACTTTGCCTATGCCACTCCAAGGGTTAGGTTCTAGGAACCCTCCCTTCAACACATGGAAGCCCCAGTTGCAGAGCAACAAAACGATCAAGTTGGGATAATGTTGTC is a window from the Carya illinoinensis cultivar Pawnee chromosome 14, C.illinoinensisPawnee_v1, whole genome shotgun sequence genome containing:
- the LOC122294359 gene encoding protein LURP-one-related 7-like, whose protein sequence is MANLGPEYPYSPIPVDLFVSKKHRGLSRGDLGFADASGRIVFRVNRPSSKSSANKLVLLDATGKPLISMHRHDDGSWEGYKGGEQKDLIFRVKKAETDLEVFLLDSTSELKVKGCPSMKSCTIYKGNDILAQTSLMYKLWQLYVRKDKFRLTIFPGSVDYALVAALIVIFIDRRRH